Part of the Leclercia sp. AS011 genome is shown below.
CACCACGCGCAGGCGCAGACACGCCGGGCCACCGCCGTTAGCCATGCTCTCGCGCAGATCGAACACCCTCAGCTCGCTGATAGGGTTATCCTCCGCCACCAGCCCGCTCAGATAGCGCCAGACGCCCGGATGATTCTGTGACTCCTGCGGCAGGACCAGCATCATGCTGCCATCGTCCCGGCTCAGCAGCTGGCTGTTAAACAGGTAGGTTGCGACCGCATCCTGCACCGTGACCGCCTCAGTCGGCACCTCGATAGGCATAAAGCCAGGCACCCGTTCGCGCAGCGCCTGCAGCAGCTCGGCCTGGCGCACAAACGCCTGCTCATGGCAGAACAGCACCTGCCGGTTTGACACGGCGATCACGTCGTTATGGAACACCCCCTGATCAATCACCAGGGGGTTTTGCTGGGCGAACATCAGCTGCCCGGGGTTGACCTGATTCAGCCGGGCAACGGCCTGGCTTGCGGCCAGGGTCTGGCGTGCCGGGTAGCGGGCGGGGGCTTCATGGCCCCCCTCTTCGCGGCCATAGACAAACAGCTGCAGGCCCGGCTCGCCGTAGTCACCCCCGAGGCGGTTATGGTTAGCCGCCCCTTCGTCGCCGAACATGGCCACCTGCGGCAGCGCCGTATGCACGCTGAAGCGGGAGTCATCGCGGAAAATAGCGCGCAGCACCTGTTCGGTGGTGCCGGCTTCGCTGGCGCGGTGGAACTTGTTGTTCAGGTTGGCCACGGTTAAGTGCACTTTCCCGTCCAGGGTATCCGCCGATGGAGCCACCGTCGCGGCATTAGCGACCCACATCGAGGAGGCCGAACTGGCGGCAGAGAGCAGCTGCGGCATCTGGGTGCCCGCCTTCTCGACAACCTGTTCATCGCTGCCGGTAAAGCCGACCTGGCGCAGCACGCCGACGTTAGGCCGCTCCTGGGGCGGGATCACCGCCTGAGGAAAGCCTGCATCCGCCAGCGCCTTCATCTTTAACAGCCCCTGCTTTGCCGCCAGCTGCGGGTTGGAGATCTGAAACCGGTGCTTCGTCGAGGCCTCGTTGCCGAACGACAGTCCGGCATAGTGGTGGGTCAGGCCCACCAGCCCGTCAAAGTTAACTTCACGCGCTTTCATGGCGCTTCTCCCGTGTAAAATCGAGCCCCGGACTCAACTGCTCCGGCAGGACGATGGTCGGGGTTTCGAGGCTCGCCATCGGCCAGGCGCAGTAATCTGCCGCATACCAGGCGCTGGCGCGATGGTTCCCGGAGGCTCCCACGCCGCCAAAGGGGGCGGTACTGGCCGCGCCGGTGAGCGGTTTGTTCCAGTTGACGATCCCGGCGCGCGCCTCCAGCAGCAGCTGGTCGAACTTCTGACGATCCGGGGAGATCAGCCCGCACGACAGGCCGTAGCGCGTGGCGTTGGCCATCGCGACAGCCTGGTCGAAATCGTCATAGCGCCAGACGCAGAGCAGCGGACCGAAGACCTCTTCGTCCGGCACATCACTCACGCCGGTCATCTCGACGATCCCCGGAGTTAATAATGAGGTGCCCGCCTGCACCAGACGCGGATCCAGCAGCGACTGGCCGCCGCGGGCGACATGCTCCCGCCAGACGTGATAGACGTTTTTCGCCGCCTGCTCGGAGATCAGCCCGCCGATAAACGGCTGGTCGTTGTCATCCCACGCGCCTGGTACCAGCTTCGCGCTCACCTCCACCAGACGGGCGAGAAAAGCATCCCCTTCGGCACCGCGTTTCACCAGCAGGCGACGGGCGCAGGTACAGCGCTGTCCGGCGGTGATAAAGGCCGACTGGATGGTCAGGTGGACCGCGGCGTCGATATCCGCCGGATCCTCAACAATCAGGGCATTGTTGCCCCCCATCTCGAGGGCCAGAATTTTTTCCGGCTGCCCGGCCAGCTGGCGATGCAGTTGGTAGCCGGTGCCGGCGCTGCCGGTAAACAGCAGGCCGTCAATGTCGCTCAGGGCACTCAGCGCCTGGCCGGTTTCGCGCCCGCCCTGCACCAGATTAAGCACGCCCGGCGGCAGACCGGCCTGCTCCCACAGCCTGACCACCGCCTCGCCGCTCCAGGGCGTCAGCTCGCTCGGCTTGAAGATCACCGTGTTACCCGCCAGCAGCGCAGGCACGATATGGCCGTTCGGCAGATGACCGGGGAAATTATAGGGGCCGAACACCGCCAGCACGCCGTGCGGACGGTGGCGCAGGGTGGCGGCTCCGTCCGCCATGTCGGTATGCTGCTCGCCGGTGCGGGTGTGGTAGGCTTTCACCGAAATGGCGATTTTGTTGATCATCGCGGTGATTTCGGTCGCGGCTTCCCAGCGCGGCTTGCCGGTTTCGCTGGCAATGACGCGGGTCAGATCCTGTTTATTGGCCTCCAGCAGAGCTGCAAATTTTTCGACGATAGCCTGACGGCTGCTGAACGGCAGCTTCGCCCAGCCCGGGAAGGCCGCGCGCGCCGCACGGCACGCCTGCTCAACCTGCGTGGCGCTGGCGTCCGCCCCCTGCCACAGCACTTCCTGCCCCACGGGATTGTGTTTGATGCGGGATTCACCTTCGCCGGTCATCCAGTCGCCATTAATCCATAAGTTCATGCTGTTTTCTCCTCAGCGCACAGGCGCACCATGCGAATACGATCGCCAGCGCGGCATTTCAGGGCATCCAGTTGGGCTGCGGTCAGCACCAGACGTTCACAGTCAGGATCCACGCGGACCAGCGTGACCCGGAACTGGTCATATTGTTCATTGGCTACCATGCAGGCGGGCCACTCGCCCGGCGCAGGCTGGCCTTCGGCCACCTCCACCAGACGGCTTTTGCGGATCGCCCGCACCCGGTCGATGTCGCACTCCAGCGTCGGGCCGCCGTCAAAGATGTCGACATAGTTGCGGTAGCGGAAACCCTCTTTCTCCAGCACCGCGCGCGCCGGAGCGGTGTGCGGATGCACTTCGCCAATCACGGCCTGCGCCTCAGGGCTGAGGAAATGGGTATAGATAGGGTGTTTCGGCATCAGCTCGGCAATAAAGGCTTTCTGCCCGGTGCCGCACAGGTAGTCGGCCTTGCTGAACTCCATCGAGAAGAAGCGTTCGCCCAGGCTTTTCCAGAACGGCGAGAAGCCGGTTTCGTCGATCACGCCGCGCATCTCGGCCACCACTTTTTCGTTGAAGCGATCGCGGAAGGCGGCCATAAACAGAAAGCGCGATTTGGAGAGCAGGTAGCCGTTGCCCTCCTTGCGCCAGTCCGGATCGAGAAACAGGCTACAGAGTTCGCTGCTGCCGGTGTGATCGTTACTGAGGAACAGCGTCGGCAGCGCGTTGTAGACGTTCAGCTCTTTCGAGGCGTGCACCAGGGTGCCGACGCGGTAGTTGTACCAGGGATCGTTCAGACCCACCGCCACCTCGATGGCGCAGATCCCGGCCACGGTTCCGCTGTCGGTATCCTCCAGCACAAACACGTAACCCTGTTCGCCTTTCGGCAGCGTCCCTTGCCAGGTCTCCAGCGAGCGCTCAATGCGCGCCGAGAGGGTCTTTTCATCAACAGGAAGCGAGGTCAGCCCGCCTCCTGTTTTACCGGCAAGCTGCATGAGGGCGGATAAATCCCCGCGCTCAATGGGACGGATGACCATCATGATGACACCCCGGACTTCACCTGTTCACAGGCCAGCGCAAAGCGATCTAACCCGGTCTGCACTTCCTCCTCGCTGACGATCAGCGCAGGCGCAAAGCGCACCACGTTAGCCCCGGCGATCAACACCATCACGCCCGCTTTTGCCGCTTCCTGTGAAATAAGTTTAGCTTTTCCGGCGAATTCATCCGTGAGCACGCAGCCAATCAGCAGCCCCAGACCGCGAATTTCTTTGAACAGGCCGGTTTTGCTGTTAATGGCCTGCAGACGCTCGACGAACCACTGGTGACGCTGCCTGACGCCGGTCAGCACTTCCGGGGTGTTGATGATATCCAGCACCTGACCGGCCACCGCCGACGCCAGCGGGTTGCCGCCGTAGGTGGTGCCGTGAGTGCCGACGGTCATCACCCGGGCGAATTTGTCGGTGGTGAGCATCGCCCCCACCGGGAAGCCGCCGCCGAGGGCCTTGGCGGTGGAGAGCACGTCCGGCGTGACGCCGTAGTGCATATAGGCGTACAGCTCGCCGGTGCGGCCAACGCCGGTCTGCACTTCATCAAAAATCAGCACCGCGTTGTGGCGATCGCACAGCTCGCGCAGCCCCTGCAGGAAGGCTTTATCCGCAGGCAGCACGCCGCCCTCGCCCTGCATTGGCTCGACGATCACCGCGCAGGTGGTGTCGTCGATCAGCTCGCTGGCGGACTGCAGATCGTTGTAGACCGCGTGGCGAATATCCGGCGGCAGTGGCGCAAAGTCCTGGGAATAGGAAGGCTGCCCACCCGCGCTGACGGTAAACAGGGTGCGACCGTGGAAGGCATTTTTGAAGGCGACGATGCCGCTCTTCTGGCTACCGAAGTTGTCGTGGGCATATTTACGCGCCAGCTTCAGCGCCGCTTCGTTGGCTTCGGCCCCGGAGTTACAGAAGAACACCTTTTCGGCGAAGGTGGCATCGATCAGTTTTTTCGCCAGCCGCAGGGCCGGTTCGTTGGTGTAGCCGTTGCCGGTATGCCAGAACTTCGCCGCCTGGTCGTTCAACGCCTGACGCAGCGCCGGATGGGCGTGGCCCAGGGCGTTCACCGCAATGCCGCCGGCGAAGTCGATATACTCTTTGCCCTGCTGATCCCACAGGCGTGAGCCCTCTCCCCGAACCGGAATAAAAGCCGCCGGGGCGTAAACCGGCATCATCCATTCATCAAAGTTTTCACGCGTAATTGACAGAGACATAGCGACCTCATCCGGTAAATAAAAGGTTGATTAAATGTTAAATATTTATGTATTTGCCCTGTGAATGTAGATTGCAGCGTTCGTGCCAGCCAGCGATAAAAATGCATAAACGGGATGGGGTAACGTAATATCAACAGGTTACGACATGGAGTTATTCACTGTTATTGCATATAAAGTGAATATTTTTACAACAAGCGCGGCTTTGCCGGATGAAAAACAGCTGTTTTATGCAGAAGCGAAATATAATTCTGGAATTGTGATCGCTGGCGAAATTTGTGGTCCCTTTACGCGCCATTGGGGTGCATCACGCGCCAGATCGGTGCAAAAATTGCACTGTCGAATCGATCTGTCGCAGTAATTGGTGGAACATACGCAGCGGCGGCAGTCAGCCCAAAAAAATTCTGCTACCATCCTTGCACTATTCACCTTGCACTGGCAGCGACTATGAAATTTGTCTCTTTTAATATCAACGGCCTGCGCGCCCGTCCTCATCAACTGCAAGCCATCGTCGAACAACATCAGCCTGACGTTATCGGCCTGCAGGAGACAAAAGTTCACGACGACATGTTCCCTCTCGAAGAGGTGGCAAAACTGGGCTACAACGTCTTCTATCACGGCCAGAAAGGCCATTACGGCGTGGCGCTGCTCACCAAAGAGACGCCGGTCTCGGTGCGTCGCGGCTTCCCGGGCGACGGCGAAGATTCCCAGCGCCGCATCATCATGGCGGAAATTCCCTCTTCGCTGGGCAATATCACGGTGATCAACGGTTACTTCCCGCAGGGCGAGAGCCGTGACCACCCGCTGAAATTCCCGGCCAAAGAGAAGTTCTATCAGGATCTGCAGTCCTTCCTCGAAACCGAGCTGAACAAAGAGAATCCGGTACTGATCATGGGCGATATGAACATCAGCCATACGGATCTCGATATCGGCATCGGCGAAGACAGCCGCAAACGCTGGCTGCGCACCGGGAAGTGCTCCTTCCTGCCGGAAGAGCGCGAGTGGATGGCGCGTCTGATGGACTGGGGTCTGGTGGATACCTTCCGCCACGCCAACCCGGAGACTCAGGATCGCTTCTCGTGGTTTGATTACCGCTCCAAAGGCTTTGACGATAACCGCGGCCTGCGCATCGACCTGCTGCTGGCAAGCGCGC
Proteins encoded:
- the astC gene encoding succinylornithine/acetylornithine transaminase, with the translated sequence MSLSITRENFDEWMMPVYAPAAFIPVRGEGSRLWDQQGKEYIDFAGGIAVNALGHAHPALRQALNDQAAKFWHTGNGYTNEPALRLAKKLIDATFAEKVFFCNSGAEANEAALKLARKYAHDNFGSQKSGIVAFKNAFHGRTLFTVSAGGQPSYSQDFAPLPPDIRHAVYNDLQSASELIDDTTCAVIVEPMQGEGGVLPADKAFLQGLRELCDRHNAVLIFDEVQTGVGRTGELYAYMHYGVTPDVLSTAKALGGGFPVGAMLTTDKFARVMTVGTHGTTYGGNPLASAVAGQVLDIINTPEVLTGVRQRHQWFVERLQAINSKTGLFKEIRGLGLLIGCVLTDEFAGKAKLISQEAAKAGVMVLIAGANVVRFAPALIVSEEEVQTGLDRFALACEQVKSGVSS
- the astB gene encoding N-succinylarginine dihydrolase encodes the protein MKAREVNFDGLVGLTHHYAGLSFGNEASTKHRFQISNPQLAAKQGLLKMKALADAGFPQAVIPPQERPNVGVLRQVGFTGSDEQVVEKAGTQMPQLLSAASSASSMWVANAATVAPSADTLDGKVHLTVANLNNKFHRASEAGTTEQVLRAIFRDDSRFSVHTALPQVAMFGDEGAANHNRLGGDYGEPGLQLFVYGREEGGHEAPARYPARQTLAASQAVARLNQVNPGQLMFAQQNPLVIDQGVFHNDVIAVSNRQVLFCHEQAFVRQAELLQALRERVPGFMPIEVPTEAVTVQDAVATYLFNSQLLSRDDGSMMLVLPQESQNHPGVWRYLSGLVAEDNPISELRVFDLRESMANGGGPACLRLRVVLTSEELRAVNPAVMMNETLFNTLNDWVDRYYRDRLTQADLVDPQLLREGREALDALTQILQLGSVYPFQQ
- the xthA gene encoding exodeoxyribonuclease III; this encodes MKFVSFNINGLRARPHQLQAIVEQHQPDVIGLQETKVHDDMFPLEEVAKLGYNVFYHGQKGHYGVALLTKETPVSVRRGFPGDGEDSQRRIIMAEIPSSLGNITVINGYFPQGESRDHPLKFPAKEKFYQDLQSFLETELNKENPVLIMGDMNISHTDLDIGIGEDSRKRWLRTGKCSFLPEEREWMARLMDWGLVDTFRHANPETQDRFSWFDYRSKGFDDNRGLRIDLLLASAPLAERCIETGIDYDIRSMEKPSDHAPVWATFDVK
- the astA gene encoding arginine N-succinyltransferase translates to MMVIRPIERGDLSALMQLAGKTGGGLTSLPVDEKTLSARIERSLETWQGTLPKGEQGYVFVLEDTDSGTVAGICAIEVAVGLNDPWYNYRVGTLVHASKELNVYNALPTLFLSNDHTGSSELCSLFLDPDWRKEGNGYLLSKSRFLFMAAFRDRFNEKVVAEMRGVIDETGFSPFWKSLGERFFSMEFSKADYLCGTGQKAFIAELMPKHPIYTHFLSPEAQAVIGEVHPHTAPARAVLEKEGFRYRNYVDIFDGGPTLECDIDRVRAIRKSRLVEVAEGQPAPGEWPACMVANEQYDQFRVTLVRVDPDCERLVLTAAQLDALKCRAGDRIRMVRLCAEEKTA
- the astD gene encoding succinylglutamate-semialdehyde dehydrogenase — its product is MNLWINGDWMTGEGESRIKHNPVGQEVLWQGADASATQVEQACRAARAAFPGWAKLPFSSRQAIVEKFAALLEANKQDLTRVIASETGKPRWEAATEITAMINKIAISVKAYHTRTGEQHTDMADGAATLRHRPHGVLAVFGPYNFPGHLPNGHIVPALLAGNTVIFKPSELTPWSGEAVVRLWEQAGLPPGVLNLVQGGRETGQALSALSDIDGLLFTGSAGTGYQLHRQLAGQPEKILALEMGGNNALIVEDPADIDAAVHLTIQSAFITAGQRCTCARRLLVKRGAEGDAFLARLVEVSAKLVPGAWDDNDQPFIGGLISEQAAKNVYHVWREHVARGGQSLLDPRLVQAGTSLLTPGIVEMTGVSDVPDEEVFGPLLCVWRYDDFDQAVAMANATRYGLSCGLISPDRQKFDQLLLEARAGIVNWNKPLTGAASTAPFGGVGASGNHRASAWYAADYCAWPMASLETPTIVLPEQLSPGLDFTREKRHESA